The Streptomyces pactum genome contains a region encoding:
- a CDS encoding ATP-binding protein — MSTTRPYSPGDRGPEPSGASGASEGGVPGSGESEGGVPGPGESEGGVSAGQAAVIGASVSSSPSVSSASPSSASPSSGSSSSASPPSGAAPAGGGGRQARRLSFDDQSGVVPLARDFTRQALYAWGWLPSDTADQRAAAEDVLLVVSELVTNACLHAEGPDELWITCEKKVIRLEVSDRGTGQPSPRTPHRAGRPGGHGMFIVQRLCLDWGVVRTPGVAGKRVWAELGAPA; from the coding sequence ATGAGCACCACCCGGCCCTACTCGCCGGGCGACCGCGGTCCGGAGCCCAGCGGCGCTTCGGGGGCGTCCGAGGGGGGCGTGCCCGGGTCCGGGGAGTCCGAGGGGGGCGTGCCCGGGCCAGGGGAGTCCGAGGGGGGCGTGTCCGCGGGGCAGGCCGCCGTGATCGGGGCGTCCGTGTCATCGTCCCCGTCCGTGTCTTCGGCCTCGCCGTCTTCGGCCTCGCCGTCCTCGGGTTCCTCGTCCTCGGCTTCGCCTCCGTCCGGGGCCGCGCCCGCGGGTGGCGGTGGGCGGCAGGCGCGCAGGCTGAGCTTCGACGATCAGAGCGGCGTGGTCCCGCTCGCTCGTGACTTCACCCGCCAGGCGCTGTACGCGTGGGGCTGGCTGCCCTCCGATACCGCGGACCAGCGGGCCGCCGCCGAGGACGTACTGCTCGTGGTGTCCGAGCTGGTCACCAACGCGTGTCTGCATGCCGAGGGGCCGGACGAGCTGTGGATCACCTGTGAGAAGAAGGTGATCCGGCTGGAGGTCTCCGACCGCGGCACGGGACAGCCGTCGCCGCGGACCCCGCACCGGGCGGGGCGTCCCGGTGGCCACGGCATGTTCATCGTGCAGCGGCTGTGCCTGGACTGGGGCGTGGTGCGCACGCCCGGAGTCGCGGGCAAGCGGGTGTGGGCCGAACTGGGTGCGCCGGCGTAG
- a CDS encoding RNA polymerase sigma factor SigF: MSPRLDGSRTQEATSTLPPEHLDPIEHLDAVVDHDGALAGLPVIPAYDEVAPADARALSKTLFERLESLEEGTHEHAYVRNTLVELNLALVKFAASRFRSRSEPMEDIIQVGTIGLIKAIDRFEMSRGVEFPTFAMPTIIGEIKRFFRDTSWSVRVPRRLQELRLDLAKAGDELAQRLDRAPTVSELAEHLSLSKDEVVEGMAASNAYTASSLDAQPEEDDAEGALADRIGYEDHGLEGIEYVESLKPLIAELPSRDRKILSLRFVAGMTQSEIGEELGISQMHVSRLLSRTLVRLRKGLTVEE, from the coding sequence ATGTCACCCCGGCTCGACGGATCGCGTACCCAAGAAGCGACGTCGACACTCCCTCCGGAACATCTGGATCCCATCGAGCACCTTGACGCGGTCGTCGACCACGACGGCGCACTCGCCGGGCTTCCGGTCATCCCCGCCTACGACGAGGTCGCTCCGGCGGACGCCCGCGCGCTGTCCAAGACCCTCTTCGAGCGGCTCGAGTCGCTGGAGGAAGGCACCCACGAGCACGCGTACGTGCGCAACACGCTCGTCGAGCTCAACCTCGCCCTGGTCAAGTTCGCCGCCTCCCGCTTCCGCTCCCGCAGCGAGCCGATGGAGGACATCATCCAGGTCGGCACGATCGGCCTGATCAAGGCGATCGACCGCTTCGAGATGTCGCGCGGCGTGGAGTTCCCCACGTTCGCGATGCCGACCATCATCGGCGAGATCAAGCGCTTCTTCCGTGACACCTCGTGGTCCGTGCGCGTCCCGCGCCGCCTGCAGGAGCTGCGGCTCGACCTGGCCAAGGCCGGCGACGAGCTGGCCCAGCGCCTCGACCGCGCCCCCACGGTGAGCGAACTGGCCGAGCATCTGAGCCTGTCCAAGGACGAGGTCGTCGAGGGCATGGCGGCGTCCAACGCCTACACCGCCTCCTCGCTGGACGCCCAGCCGGAGGAGGACGACGCGGAGGGCGCGCTGGCCGACCGCATCGGCTACGAGGACCACGGGCTCGAGGGCATCGAGTACGTCGAGTCGCTGAAGCCGCTGATCGCCGAACTCCCCTCCCGGGACCGCAAGATCCTCTCGCTGCGCTTCGTCGCGGGCATGACCCAGTCGGAGATCGGCGAGGAACTCGGCATCTCCCAGATGCACGTCTCGCGCCTGCTGTCGCGGACACTCGTACGGCTGCGCAAGGGGCTCACGGTCGAGGAGTGA
- the hutU gene encoding urocanate hydratase produces MSGPGPRPVRAPRGTEPSALGWQQEAALRMLQNNLDPEVAEHPDKLVVYGGTGKAARDWRSFDAMVRTLRTLKQDETMLVQSGRPVGVMQTHEWAPRVLIANSNLVGDWANWEEFRRLEALGLTMYGQMTAGSWIYIGTQGILQGTYETFAAVAAKKFGGTLAGTITLTAGLGGMGGAQPLAVTMNDGVAICVDCDPRAIDRRIEHRYLDVRADSLDHALQLATEARDRRKPLSIGVLGNAAELVPRLLAMGAPIDIVTDQTSAHDPLAYLPTGIALEDMADAAAKDPAGFTTRARESMARHVEAMVGFQDAGSEVFDYGNSIRGEAQLAGYNRAFAFPGFVPAYIRPLFCEGKGPFRWAALSGDPADIARTDKAILDLFPENESLARWIKMAGERVHFQGLPARICWLGYGERDKAGERFNDMVASGELAAPIVIGRDHLDCGSVASPYRETEAMLDGSDAIADWPLLNAMVNVASGASWVSLHHGGGVGMGRSIHAGQVTVADGTALAGEKIRRVLTNDPGMGVIRHVDAGYDIAESVAAERDVRVPMREGTDAREGDGA; encoded by the coding sequence ATGTCCGGACCCGGACCCCGCCCTGTCCGAGCGCCACGCGGTACCGAGCCGAGCGCCCTGGGCTGGCAGCAGGAGGCCGCCCTGCGGATGCTGCAGAACAACCTCGACCCCGAGGTCGCCGAGCACCCCGACAAGCTCGTCGTCTACGGCGGCACCGGCAAGGCGGCCCGCGACTGGCGCTCCTTCGACGCCATGGTCCGCACGCTGCGCACCCTCAAGCAGGACGAGACGATGCTGGTCCAGTCGGGCCGCCCGGTCGGCGTCATGCAGACCCACGAGTGGGCCCCGCGCGTCCTCATCGCCAACTCCAACCTCGTCGGCGACTGGGCCAACTGGGAGGAGTTCCGCCGCCTGGAGGCCCTCGGCCTGACCATGTACGGGCAGATGACGGCCGGCTCCTGGATCTACATCGGCACCCAGGGCATCCTCCAGGGCACCTACGAGACCTTCGCGGCCGTGGCCGCCAAGAAGTTCGGCGGCACCCTCGCCGGGACCATCACCCTCACCGCCGGCCTCGGCGGCATGGGCGGCGCCCAGCCCCTCGCGGTCACCATGAACGACGGCGTCGCGATCTGTGTCGACTGCGACCCGCGCGCCATCGACCGCCGCATCGAGCACCGCTACCTCGACGTCAGGGCCGACTCCCTCGACCACGCCCTCCAGCTCGCCACCGAGGCCCGCGACCGACGGAAGCCGCTGTCCATCGGCGTGCTCGGCAACGCCGCCGAGCTGGTCCCGCGACTGCTGGCCATGGGCGCCCCCATCGACATCGTCACCGACCAGACCTCGGCCCACGACCCCCTGGCCTACCTGCCCACCGGCATCGCCCTCGAGGACATGGCCGACGCCGCCGCCAAGGACCCGGCCGGTTTCACCACCCGTGCCCGCGAGTCCATGGCCCGGCACGTCGAGGCCATGGTCGGCTTCCAGGACGCCGGCTCCGAGGTCTTCGACTACGGCAACTCCATCCGCGGCGAGGCCCAGCTCGCCGGGTACAACCGGGCCTTCGCCTTCCCCGGTTTCGTCCCCGCCTACATCCGCCCCCTGTTCTGCGAGGGCAAGGGCCCCTTCCGCTGGGCCGCCCTGTCCGGCGACCCCGCCGACATCGCCAGGACCGACAAGGCGATCCTCGACCTCTTCCCCGAGAACGAGTCGCTGGCCCGCTGGATCAAGATGGCCGGTGAGCGCGTCCACTTCCAGGGCCTGCCCGCCCGTATCTGCTGGCTCGGCTACGGCGAGCGCGACAAGGCCGGCGAGCGGTTCAACGACATGGTCGCGAGCGGTGAACTGGCCGCGCCGATCGTCATCGGCCGCGACCACCTCGACTGCGGCTCCGTCGCCTCCCCGTACCGCGAGACCGAGGCCATGCTCGACGGCTCCGACGCCATCGCCGACTGGCCCCTGCTCAACGCCATGGTCAACGTGGCCTCCGGTGCCTCCTGGGTCTCCCTCCACCACGGCGGCGGCGTCGGCATGGGCCGCTCCATCCACGCCGGGCAGGTCACGGTCGCCGACGGCACCGCGCTGGCCGGCGAGAAGATCCGCCGGGTCCTCACCAACGACCCCGGCATGGGCGTCATCCGGCACGTCGACGCCGGGTACGACATCGCCGAGTCGGTGGCGGCCGAGCGCGACGTGCGGGTGCCGATGCGCGAGGGCACCGATGCGCGCGAGGGTGACGGCGCGTGA
- a CDS encoding formimidoylglutamate deiminase, whose product MTSTERTRTYWLEHAWLGTRVVPGVAVDVRDGRITAVHQDTPTPPPGAGILRGLTLPGLANAHSHAFHRALRGTVQVGSGTFWTWREVMYSVADRLTPDTYHDLARAVYAEMALAGITTVGEFHYVHHAPGGTPYADPNAMGEALIEAASDAGIRITLLDTCYLSSGFGQPPDTHQRRFSDGTADAWAERCSVLKEREHARIGAAIHSVRAVPAGQLATVARWAEERRAPLHVHLSEQTAENDACRDAHGRTPTRLLADHGVLGPRTTGVHNTHLTDEDVTLLGGSRTGTCMCPTTERDLADGIGPAAALQRAGSPLCLGSDSHAVVDLLEEARAMELNERLRTRTRGHWTAAALLRAATADGHAALGWDDAGTIEAGSRADLTTVALDSVRTAGPLPGLGAETAVFAATAADVRHTIVGGRHVVRDGAHTLVPDVPQALARAVEALRAQRRPPATAPTPTRTSRTP is encoded by the coding sequence GTGACCTCCACCGAGCGGACCCGCACGTACTGGCTGGAGCACGCCTGGCTCGGCACCCGCGTCGTGCCGGGCGTCGCCGTCGACGTGCGCGACGGCCGCATCACCGCCGTCCACCAGGACACGCCCACGCCACCGCCCGGCGCCGGAATCCTGCGCGGACTGACCCTCCCCGGCCTCGCCAACGCGCACAGCCACGCCTTCCACCGCGCCCTGCGCGGCACCGTCCAGGTCGGCTCCGGCACCTTCTGGACCTGGCGCGAGGTCATGTACTCCGTCGCCGACCGGCTGACCCCCGACACCTACCACGACCTCGCCCGCGCGGTGTACGCCGAGATGGCGCTCGCCGGCATCACCACCGTCGGCGAGTTCCACTACGTCCACCACGCCCCCGGCGGCACCCCCTACGCCGACCCCAACGCGATGGGCGAGGCCCTGATCGAGGCCGCCTCCGACGCCGGCATCCGCATCACCCTCCTCGACACCTGCTACCTGTCCTCCGGCTTCGGGCAGCCTCCCGACACCCACCAGCGCCGCTTCTCCGACGGGACGGCGGACGCCTGGGCGGAACGCTGTTCAGTTCTCAAGGAACGGGAGCACGCACGGATCGGGGCGGCGATCCACTCCGTACGGGCCGTGCCCGCCGGCCAGTTGGCGACCGTGGCGCGCTGGGCCGAGGAACGGCGGGCCCCGCTGCACGTGCACCTGTCCGAGCAGACCGCCGAGAACGACGCCTGCCGCGACGCCCACGGACGCACCCCCACCCGGCTCCTCGCCGACCACGGCGTGCTCGGACCGCGCACCACCGGCGTCCACAACACCCACCTCACCGACGAGGACGTCACCCTGCTCGGCGGCAGCCGCACCGGCACCTGCATGTGCCCCACCACGGAACGCGACCTCGCCGACGGCATCGGTCCCGCGGCCGCCCTCCAGCGAGCGGGCTCCCCGCTCTGTCTCGGCTCCGACAGCCATGCCGTCGTCGACCTGCTCGAAGAGGCGCGCGCCATGGAGCTGAACGAGCGCCTGCGCACCCGCACGCGCGGCCACTGGACCGCCGCCGCCCTGCTGCGCGCCGCCACCGCCGACGGCCACGCCGCCCTCGGCTGGGACGACGCCGGAACCATCGAGGCCGGCTCCCGCGCCGACCTCACCACGGTCGCCCTCGACTCGGTCAGAACGGCGGGGCCGCTGCCCGGGCTCGGCGCCGAGACGGCCGTATTCGCCGCGACGGCAGCGGACGTACGGCACACGATCGTGGGCGGACGGCACGTCGTACGCGACGGGGCGCACACCCTCGTACCCGATGTGCCGCAGGCCCTCGCGCGGGCCGTCGAAGCCCTGCGCGCGCAGCGACGACCGCCCGCCACCGCCCCGACCCCCACGAGGACGTCACGGACACCATGA
- a CDS encoding STAS domain-containing protein, with the protein MDRGTVGSAQSGRLLVEVREEGPSAVVTPAGELDHHTADLLREPLEDCLAKGFNRLVVDCSRLEFCDSTGLNVLLGARLKAEAAGGGVHLVAMQPVVARVFEITGAEAVFTLHDTLEAALADESD; encoded by the coding sequence ATGGACCGCGGGACGGTCGGCAGTGCCCAGTCGGGCCGGCTTCTGGTGGAAGTGCGGGAAGAGGGCCCCAGTGCCGTCGTGACTCCGGCGGGTGAGTTGGATCACCACACCGCCGATCTGTTGCGCGAGCCGCTGGAGGACTGTCTCGCCAAGGGATTCAACCGGCTTGTCGTCGACTGTTCGCGTCTGGAGTTCTGCGACTCCACAGGGCTCAACGTCCTGCTCGGCGCGCGGTTGAAGGCGGAAGCCGCGGGGGGCGGTGTGCATCTGGTGGCCATGCAGCCCGTGGTGGCCCGGGTGTTCGAAATCACGGGGGCCGAAGCGGTCTTCACCCTCCATGACACCCTTGAGGCCGCTCTGGCCGACGAGTCCGACTGA
- a CDS encoding response regulator transcription factor, whose amino-acid sequence MTRVLLAEDDASISEPLARALRREGYEVEVREDGPTALDAGLRGGVDLVVLDLGLPGMDGLEVARRLRSEGHAVPILILTARADEVDTVVGLDAGADDYVTKPFRLAELLARVRALLRRGAVEPPQPAATHGVRIDVESHRAWMGEEELQLTAKEFDLLRVLVRDAGRVVTRDQLMREVWDTTWWSSTKTLDMHISWLRKKLGDDAANPRYIATVRGVGFRFEKN is encoded by the coding sequence ATGACCCGTGTACTGCTCGCCGAGGACGACGCGTCCATCTCGGAGCCGCTGGCCCGCGCTCTGCGCCGGGAAGGGTACGAGGTCGAGGTGCGTGAGGACGGACCCACCGCACTCGACGCCGGGCTGCGGGGCGGTGTCGACCTGGTCGTGCTGGACCTCGGCCTGCCGGGCATGGACGGGCTGGAGGTCGCCCGCCGGCTGCGGTCCGAGGGCCATGCCGTACCGATCCTGATCCTGACCGCGCGCGCCGACGAGGTGGACACCGTCGTCGGCCTGGACGCGGGCGCCGACGACTACGTCACCAAGCCCTTCCGCCTGGCCGAGCTGCTCGCCCGGGTCCGCGCCCTGCTGCGGCGCGGTGCCGTCGAGCCCCCGCAGCCGGCCGCCACGCACGGCGTGCGCATCGACGTCGAGTCGCACCGGGCCTGGATGGGCGAGGAGGAGCTCCAGCTCACCGCCAAGGAGTTCGATCTGCTGCGGGTGCTGGTGCGCGACGCCGGCCGGGTCGTCACCCGGGACCAGTTGATGCGCGAGGTCTGGGACACCACCTGGTGGTCGTCGACCAAGACCCTCGACATGCACATCTCCTGGCTCCGCAAGAAGCTGGGGGACGACGCGGCGAACCCCCGCTACATCGCCACCGTGCGCGGCGTGGGCTTCCGTTTCGAGAAGAACTGA
- a CDS encoding allantoate amidohydrolase, which yields MSFHSMWAELLPVGRDSASGGYRRYAWTGADADCRTWFREQAEARGLACESDRNGNQWAWLGDPAAGNAVVTGSHLDSVPDGGAFDGPLGVVSAFAALDELRGRGARFTRPLGIVNFGDEEGARFGLACVGSRLTAGALTVEQAHRLTDGDGVTLPRAMEAAGYDPDAIGPDPERLARIGAFVELHVEQGRALDLSGDRIGIASAIWPHGRWRFDFRGEANHAGTTRLADRRDPMLSYAGTVLAARREAELAGAVATFGKIAVEPNGVNAVPSLVRGWLDSRAADQESLDAVVGGVDKAAREYAAAHGVDLDVVRESFTPVVEFDHALRDELARILGAETELKVPVLGTGAGHDAGILSDRIPTAMLFVRNPTGVSHSPAEYAAEDDCVAGVSALADVLEGLACT from the coding sequence GTGAGCTTCCACAGCATGTGGGCGGAGTTGCTGCCGGTCGGCCGCGACTCCGCCTCCGGCGGCTACCGCCGCTACGCCTGGACCGGCGCCGACGCCGACTGCCGGACCTGGTTCCGGGAGCAGGCCGAGGCGCGCGGACTGGCCTGCGAGAGCGACCGCAACGGCAACCAGTGGGCCTGGCTCGGCGACCCCGCCGCCGGGAACGCCGTCGTCACCGGGTCCCATCTGGACTCCGTGCCCGACGGCGGCGCCTTCGACGGTCCCCTCGGCGTCGTGTCCGCCTTCGCGGCCCTGGACGAACTGCGCGGGCGGGGAGCGCGCTTCACCAGGCCGCTCGGCATCGTCAACTTCGGCGACGAGGAGGGCGCCCGCTTCGGCCTCGCCTGCGTCGGCTCCCGGCTCACCGCGGGCGCGCTCACCGTCGAACAGGCCCACCGCCTCACCGACGGCGACGGCGTCACGCTCCCGCGGGCGATGGAGGCCGCCGGGTACGACCCGGACGCCATCGGCCCCGACCCCGAGCGGCTCGCCCGCATCGGCGCCTTCGTCGAACTCCACGTCGAACAGGGCCGCGCCCTCGACCTGTCCGGTGACCGGATCGGCATCGCGAGCGCCATCTGGCCGCACGGACGCTGGCGGTTCGACTTCCGGGGCGAGGCCAACCACGCGGGCACCACCCGCCTCGCCGACCGGCGCGACCCCATGCTGTCCTACGCCGGGACCGTCCTCGCCGCCCGCCGCGAGGCGGAACTCGCCGGTGCCGTCGCCACCTTCGGCAAGATCGCCGTCGAGCCCAACGGCGTCAACGCCGTCCCCTCCCTCGTACGCGGCTGGCTCGACTCCCGCGCCGCCGACCAGGAGAGCCTGGACGCGGTGGTCGGCGGGGTGGACAAGGCCGCCCGCGAGTACGCCGCCGCCCACGGCGTCGACCTCGACGTCGTACGCGAGTCCTTCACGCCCGTCGTCGAGTTCGACCACGCCCTGCGCGACGAACTCGCTCGCATCCTGGGCGCGGAGACGGAGCTGAAGGTCCCCGTCCTCGGCACCGGCGCCGGACACGACGCCGGAATCCTCTCCGACCGCATCCCGACCGCCATGCTGTTCGTACGCAATCCGACCGGCGTCTCGCACTCCCCGGCCGAGTACGCCGCCGAGGACGACTGCGTGGCCGGGGTGAGCGCACTCGCCGACGTACTGGAAGGGCTGGCCTGCACGTGA
- a CDS encoding oligopeptide:H+ symporter has protein sequence MASSLTKDSVSPGTPGSEKTFFGHPRGLATLFMTEMWERFSYYGMRALLPLYLVAPGGLGLGAGTATAIYSVYLSLVYLLTMPGGWFGDRVWGPRKTVAVAGGVIMLGHLTLALPSSGTFYAGLGLVAIGSGLLKANISTMVGQLYSGPDDPRRDGGFTVFYMGINLGAFAAPLIIGTVGENVNWHLGFALAAVGMGLGVIQFLLGSRHLAPHSSVVPKPLSVEEKTSTLRKAAFWAGLAVVFYAIVGFSGTYTLNWILVPLTLLGVIIPVLVLTRIKRDKDLDRAEQGKMSAYIWFFVAAAVFWMIYDQGGSTLAIFADSSTDTSVLGWDFPVSWFQSVNPVIIMALAPVFATVWLALARRGKEPSTIVKFSFGLVLVGASFFLFLAPLAIADGGHKAAALWLVAIYFVQTCGELMLSPVGLSVTTKMAPVKYASQMMGVWFLAVTAGDATTGLLSIAGVDLNKTGIVAAEATLAVVAGLAVWMYRKRVKELMGDVR, from the coding sequence ATGGCGTCCAGCCTGACGAAGGACTCGGTCTCCCCGGGCACCCCCGGTTCCGAGAAGACCTTCTTCGGCCACCCCCGCGGACTGGCCACTCTCTTCATGACCGAGATGTGGGAGCGTTTCTCCTACTACGGCATGAGGGCTCTGCTCCCGCTGTACCTCGTCGCCCCGGGTGGCCTCGGCCTCGGTGCCGGCACCGCGACCGCGATCTACTCGGTGTACCTCTCGCTGGTGTACCTGCTCACGATGCCGGGCGGCTGGTTCGGCGACCGTGTCTGGGGCCCCCGAAAGACCGTCGCCGTCGCCGGCGGTGTGATCATGCTCGGCCACCTCACGCTGGCGCTGCCGTCCTCCGGCACGTTCTACGCGGGTCTGGGCCTGGTCGCCATCGGCTCGGGCCTGCTGAAGGCCAACATCTCGACGATGGTCGGCCAGCTCTACAGCGGCCCCGACGACCCGCGCCGCGACGGTGGATTCACCGTCTTCTACATGGGCATCAACCTCGGTGCCTTCGCGGCGCCGCTGATCATCGGCACCGTCGGTGAGAACGTCAACTGGCACCTGGGCTTCGCGCTCGCGGCGGTCGGCATGGGCCTGGGCGTGATCCAGTTCCTGCTCGGCAGCCGCCACCTGGCCCCGCACTCCAGCGTGGTCCCGAAGCCGCTGTCGGTGGAGGAGAAGACCTCCACCCTGCGCAAGGCCGCGTTCTGGGCCGGGCTCGCCGTCGTCTTCTACGCGATCGTCGGCTTCTCCGGCACCTACACGCTGAACTGGATCCTGGTCCCGCTGACCCTGCTGGGCGTGATCATCCCGGTACTGGTGCTGACCCGCATCAAGCGCGACAAGGACCTGGACCGCGCCGAGCAGGGAAAGATGTCCGCGTACATCTGGTTCTTCGTCGCCGCGGCCGTCTTCTGGATGATCTACGACCAGGGTGGCTCGACCCTGGCGATCTTCGCCGACTCCTCCACCGACACCAGCGTCCTTGGCTGGGACTTCCCGGTTTCGTGGTTCCAGTCGGTCAACCCGGTCATCATCATGGCCCTGGCCCCGGTCTTCGCCACGGTGTGGCTGGCGCTCGCCCGCCGCGGCAAGGAGCCGAGCACTATCGTGAAGTTCTCGTTCGGCCTCGTCCTGGTCGGCGCGTCCTTCTTCCTCTTCCTGGCCCCGCTCGCCATCGCGGACGGCGGCCACAAGGCGGCCGCGCTGTGGCTGGTGGCGATCTACTTCGTCCAGACCTGCGGTGAGCTGATGCTCTCCCCGGTCGGCCTGTCGGTCACCACGAAGATGGCGCCCGTGAAGTACGCCTCGCAGATGATGGGCGTCTGGTTCCTGGCCGTCACCGCCGGTGACGCCACGACCGGCCTGCTCTCCATCGCCGGCGTCGACCTGAACAAGACGGGCATCGTGGCCGCGGAGGCCACGCTCGCCGTGGTCGCCGGTCTCGCGGTGTGGATGTACCGCAAGCGCGTGAAGGAACTCATGGGCGACGTCCGCTGA
- the hutI gene encoding imidazolonepropionase has translation MSSTVITNIAALVTNDPSLGDNSLLGLVRDAAVVIDGDRVAWTGESSKAPATDNRVDAGGRAVLPGFVDSHSHLLFAGDRTEEFNARMSGRPYSAGGIRTTVAATRAASDAELEAGLTRYLEEALRQGTTTFETKSGYGLTTADESRALRVAARHTDEVTFLGAHIVAPELAEDPAAYVALVTGEMLDACAPHARWIDVFCEKGAFDGDQARAILTAGKARGLHPRIHANQLSYGPGVQLGVELDAASADHCTHLTDADVDALANSRTVATLLPGAEFSTRAEWPDARRLIDAGATVALSTDCNPGSSFTSSVPFCVALAVRDMGMTPDEAVWSATAGGAAALRRDDIGRLSPGAYADLTVLDAPSHVHLAYRPGVPLVSGVWRRGVRKV, from the coding sequence ATGAGCAGCACCGTCATCACCAACATCGCCGCACTCGTCACCAACGACCCCTCCCTCGGTGACAATTCACTCCTCGGACTGGTCCGGGACGCGGCCGTCGTCATCGACGGCGACCGCGTCGCGTGGACCGGTGAATCAAGCAAAGCACCCGCCACTGACAACCGGGTCGACGCCGGCGGCCGGGCGGTCCTCCCCGGCTTCGTCGACTCCCACTCCCACCTCCTCTTCGCGGGCGACCGCACCGAGGAGTTCAACGCCCGCATGTCCGGCCGCCCCTACAGCGCCGGCGGCATCCGCACCACGGTCGCCGCCACCCGCGCCGCGAGCGACGCGGAACTGGAGGCGGGGCTCACCCGATACCTCGAAGAGGCGCTGCGCCAGGGCACCACCACCTTCGAGACCAAGTCCGGCTACGGCCTGACCACCGCCGACGAGTCCCGCGCCCTGCGCGTCGCCGCCCGCCACACCGACGAGGTCACCTTCCTCGGCGCCCACATCGTCGCCCCCGAACTCGCCGAGGACCCGGCCGCCTACGTGGCCCTGGTCACCGGCGAGATGCTCGACGCCTGCGCCCCGCACGCCCGCTGGATCGACGTGTTCTGCGAGAAGGGCGCCTTCGACGGCGACCAGGCCCGCGCGATCCTCACCGCGGGAAAGGCCAGGGGCCTGCACCCCCGCATCCACGCCAACCAGCTCTCGTACGGCCCCGGCGTGCAGCTCGGAGTGGAACTCGACGCCGCCAGCGCCGACCACTGCACCCACCTCACCGACGCCGACGTGGACGCCCTCGCGAACAGCCGCACGGTCGCCACGCTGCTGCCCGGCGCCGAGTTCTCCACCCGCGCCGAGTGGCCCGACGCCCGGCGCCTCATCGACGCCGGTGCCACGGTCGCGCTGTCCACCGACTGCAACCCCGGCTCGTCCTTCACGTCCTCCGTGCCCTTCTGCGTCGCGCTCGCCGTACGGGACATGGGGATGACGCCGGACGAGGCGGTCTGGTCGGCCACCGCGGGCGGCGCGGCGGCCCTGCGCCGTGACGACATCGGCCGCCTGTCCCCGGGCGCGTACGCAGACCTGACCGTCCTCGACGCCCCGAGCCACGTCCACCTGGCCTACCGGCCCGGCGTCCCGCTGGTCAGCGGGGTGTGGCGGCGGGGTGTACGTAAGGTGTGA